The window ACGTTGAGGTAGTTGGCAACGATGGGGACACGCGAGAAGTGCACCTGGGATCGGTCGGCGAGGTCACGTAGAAGACGGCACGAGCTTCGTATCTCCCCGGTGAGGGCAATGAGATGGCCATGGAAGGACTCGGGGAGTGCTATTCGTAGTTGATCGAGACCCATGGCCACAATCTCGCACCTGTCAGCCTCACGACAGCAGCCCCGGAGGAGGTGTGCCTCAgtggggatgttgaggttCACTGCTGTCTCGAGTTCCATGATGACTTCTTCTGTCAGTCGATTGGGTAGTGTTTACAAATCAGCTGAGATATCGAGTTGAGTAATTCGTGCTGATTAGTCTGGATGACGGCGTCGGCCCATGGCGGACCTTGAAAATCATGATCTCTGGATGGCCCGGTATACTGCTGGCACCGGTGTTTTCTgtcgccctccccacccccgagaTAGGCGATGGTGTTTTGGTTATTTCAAGATGATGTGCCGTTGCagtgtcgaggttggggagaaaCAGGGCAGTGGAGGTTAGCACACTACTAACCATGCCCAACCACCTGACCCGAACtcgaagaggagaaggggtaTGACAGTGGGCGGTGATGACAGGGGGTTTCAACAAAAGCTCAGCCAAAGACTAGAGCGGTCACGATCTTTGTTCCGAGCTTTTGCACAGAAGGCAGGCAGGagaggacgggggaggttgcAGATCGGAAGAAGTCCGAGGGAAACAAGCAGACGGGGACGAGACCAACTTTAATGCCAAGCCAACCCACCGACAGCGGCCGTGAAACATGCCTGTCATGCCCCCTCTAGTGTAAAGAGCCTCAATTATTTAATCAACAACAAGTGCCGACTCTGAATAGCCTCCCATAGCCTTAGGTTATGATCAGGGTTATGAAGCAGGAGGTGGCCCGTAACACGGTATAGCCGTGGACGAAGGGAGCCGGATATTGGGCATCGAGGCATGATAAAAGAGACGCCGAACgagtggagaggagggaaagaTGGGGAGGCTCGAATCAGATGAGGCAAGGTGCATAGATTGCTGCAATGCAGAATGAACCGAGGAGTCAGAGACTGCCACGAAGCCAGCCcagatgcagcagcagcagcaaaggtCATAAACGTGCATTAGACAACTGTTAGAGGACTGAAGAGCGAATGAAGAGAACCGGGCCTCTGCGGCGATGGGACCTGCCATGCCGGGAAGAACCAATCGAGCGAGAGAGACCATGCATGGTAAGTTGCAGCAAGTGGACAATCTGCTGCCCACATGACGATGATTGGAAAGGGATGGGTGAGGGGGCGTGATTTTCACGTGAGCAGCAACTGCTGTGAGCTTTTTGGCCTGTGGAGCGAAGTATCGAACCACACCCGAACAATGGTTTGGCCATACGTCCCAGGTCGTCGACTGCGGCCCCAGATTATGTTTGGGAACCATTGCAAAAAACATGCTTACAATTGGGGGACATGATATTATGTAAAAGGCTCATTGTTGTCTCGAGGCCCAGGAGATGAGAAAAGGAAACCTTGAATATTTGTTATACATGTGTAGGTAGTAGCTTAAGGGGCCAGCATCACACCCCTCATGGACCCATGCGGTCCCCCAGCCCAAAAGAAGTCATCTGTAAGATTCCCTCTCTCTGAACGATTCCTTTGATCATAGCAAAACCTCGCGCAAAACCATGCCGGAAAATAActgaaaaataaaaagagaAGCACTGAAATCCCATGGCCGTGCCCAAAGCAACACCGTCCCAACCCAAAGATACATGGTTTAAAAAAAGGCGCCGAGCAAGTCGCACCGCCTTTGCATTGACTGGAtatgtttgtttgttttttcaAGACTAGTTGCCGCGAGCGCAACGAGTCGGCGAGAAAAGAGTGTATTTAGGAcgactcctcctcgtcgccgtcggCCTATGCGAACCGGTCAACCATCTTGCACCCTGGGAAGGTGTGATGCTCAGGCGAGACTTACGTTGTACGCctgcttctcatcctcataaCGCTTCTTGTCggcggcagccttggcctcaTACGGGGCACGCTGCTTGTCGCTGAGAGCCTTCCATCGCTCACCGAGGATCTTGCCAACCTGGCCGAAGGAAACACCAGGGTTCTCCTCGCGCACGTTCTCTCTCTGCTCGTTGGCAAAGAACATGTACGCCGAAAGACCACGCTTGGGAGCGTTGGGGTCTGCAGAGGCTGGTCAGCTCACGGCCCAGGCCAGGACAAGACGCGTCAGGACGCGCCAAGGATCCATTCTTTGCTTACCCTTCTTGCCCcgccccctcttcaccttggGCTCGGCCTTGCTCTTAACTGCGGCCTTAGGCATAATGATTGATGTGAATCTATCGAGAGCACCGTGTTAGTCTGTGAGATATGTGAGGAGGAATGCGAGGAGGAATGCGAGGCCAGACTACGTGTTGCGGGGGGTGCATGGTGCGAAGGGGGGCTTTCTCAAGCAACAGGCGCAACATGCGCGCGCGTCGCGTGGTGAGAAGCCGCAAGAGCTGCCCCATCCCGATGACGAATGGATGAGTGGCCCAGAGTCGCAAACGCAATTGCGCGCGACGACGGCATCAAAACACGGCGCGAAGCTCAAAAATCAGAAGAGAACATGTGAAGATACGTACTGAAACGGGTTTGAAGGGATTCAGATGATGAAATGTGGGCTGGTGCTGGAAGTGCGCGACAGGTCAGTATGTCAGGTCGTTGTTTTGATCCGAGGGTTGAACTGGGTTGGCAGAGAGCAGGGCGGAGTGAGAGATCGGAGAGGAGGATTAGTAGTGGGTGGGAGATGTGCAGCATAAACCGAAGGCAGGCTTTGCGTCgggtgggtggatgaggagggagagtcAATGACAATGACCCAAGGTGCTGGGCGGCGGGGAGGCAGATaattgcttgcttgcttgttgttgctgtgtattgttgctgccgttgctgcTAAAAGGGAAGGGCAATGGAGAAAAGGCGCAAAGCCAATGGAGCAGGGCAGGAGTACTTGTGGTTTGGCGGGGAATGGCGGGCAGTGGGAGGTACTCACCGGATGCGCAGTTGTGTGGTCTTCAGTATTGGGAGTTGTGTGAGGTGCAAGTTTGTatgggagaaggaaaggagagttgagaggggagggggacgcTGGGGAGCCGATTTTTCTAGAGGCAGGCCCGCTCCCTCACCCCGCCCGCCCCTTGATTCAAATCAGCCCGCTCATGCCTGGTAACAAAAAAAAGCTGCAGCCGGGCTGATTTTTTTGGGCCTGATTTTTGGCACCCACTCAACGCACCGGCCAGCCCTTGGGCCCTTGACTGCAAAGTACAAAGTACAAGGGTCCTTGTACAGCCGAACTGTGCGTTTTCGTACCCGGTACCTGCGACATTTCCCTCTCGTGCGTCGGCAGCGATGTCTTATACCACTACACCAGAAGGTCCCTTCTTGCTCTCACCTGCAACCCGCCGACACATCCTACTACACCACGGCCGGAAGCTCGTTGCTCGTTGCGACACCTCGGCTAGTTCAACTCGCTCCTGCCCAGCTCGCCATTCTGTCGCAGTCATGGCCAAGTCCAGCCCAAGGGTTGAGTATGTCATCCATACACGAAAACAGCTTACCTCTCAAAAGGTTGTTGCGGGTGTTACACCAAGCTGCAGGGCGAACAGAGAAGAgcggcaacggcagcagcagcggcagcagcaggataTTGCGGTGAGCGCAAACGGTCCTCCCTCTTGCTGGTTGCCGGCGCCGTCTTGATACATTGCTGGCTCAGAACTAATCAACAGCTCATCTGTCTACCTCAGGATACCAATAGGTGAGGCATAGGCAGCTCCAGCAAATGCCTTCATGGGCCTGGGGCTGTCCTCAGTCCAGGTGAGGTGCTCAGAACGCGTCTGATAGGTGCACGGTTCCCTTCAACATGGGCAGGTACATCTATGGGTGCTGAAATCCTTTGCCTACCAAGTACCCCGTACCTCTCCCCTCACACTTCCCCGTCCTTCAAAGGGCATGGGCACGTCTCTGTCCGCGCCTCTCCCTTATCGGCTTGGTTGGCATGGTTGGTCAATCACACACCTTTTGATGATTTCGGAGCGCTTGGTCATTCGCACCCAGTCACCCAGTCCCGTCACCCCAACATGCCAGTGGCCCCATCTGGGCAGGTTGCCAGTCCGCTCCCCCAACGAAGAGCCACAGCCAAGAAGCGAGGCGAAACTTGTCTGCGCGACGTCGAGATTATTCCAAGGCcacccagcagccagcagcttACGCCATTCCATCGGACACggaaggtgagggttggAGCAGAGGTGGAACCGTCAAAGACGGCCATGATGAGAGTAGGCAAATGTCCGTAACCGTACAAAACGCCATCCACACTCCCACGGTAACTACTCCTCTCAGCTTGGTTGACACCACTCTCAtgaaaggaggggaagacaACCTGTTTTGGACGAAATCGGAATCCTTTTCCGCGCACAGAACATCTGTCCCGCCACGCAGAGCCTACACCACCCAGTCCCCGGGCCGTTCGTTGCCTTATCCAGCACTTGATTCTTACCTAAGCAAACGGCGCATCGCTTTCTGTGATGGCCTCTTGGCCATCAATAGATACATACTGCATGGTATGTTGCTGGCTGCCTGTAAACTACCTTTATCAGATGCCTTTCAAAGACAAGCCTCCTCAATCGTCGATGTCGAGCACCAGTTCGCGCAAACGCTCATCCCGAACCCAGTCAAGGCCGCTGCCAGCGACGATAGCACTAGCTGTGCCTTTCATCACTCTCCATTTTCCGCGCGTCGCTCTAAGCTGGGTCTCGAATGTGTCCAGTTCCATCTTGAGCTGTGTATTTCTGACATTGTTGGGTTCTTGCCCGACATTATCAGCAGCAAGGTCAAGCGTTTCCGATGCGAGTTCCACATTTCGCTGTTTGGTTTCTAGATATTCAACCTTAACCTTTGCGAGCTTCTCCATGGCCGAGTGCAGGGCCGAGCAGTGCTCAGCGGTGCGCTTTGCTGCATGGTCGCGCTGCTCGATGTGGGTTAAAAGATCCCTAGGTATTGATTAGCGACAGCTTTGGGCCTCCATCTCAGTGCAGCACCCACCGTTCAACAGGCGAGGCGTGAGTGGCATGGTGGACGGCTTTTAGAGTTGGCTGGACCGCCACGACGCTTTCGATAACTCTGTCGCGAAGTGACAGTGATGCCTTTGCTTCTAACAGCCGGGTTCGACCATCTGGTGATCTTTTCCCTTTGAACAAGGAAGTTAGCCACAGAGCATGTGTCAGGCACGCACCATCTCGGTCATGCTGGTAAGTCTCATACACACCTTGGGTGTAGCGCTCTTGTGCTCTGAGAACTGCCAACTGGAGCTGGAGTTGTTGCACCTTGTCGTAAAGCTCCAGCACGCCGGCTTCGGCCTGGGACAGCTCGGGTACAGAGGTCGTTGCATTGATTGCTGCCATGTTGGTGGGAAGAGCTGTAAATTTCGATCCCGTGGTGAATGCTTCGCCGGTCCACACGTGAGCCAGACGCGCCTCGACGCGGTCTTCACCTTTGAAGCAGCAGGAAGCTTTTAGGTCTGCATGACGTAGCAGTGCAGCTAGCTTGAGAGCACAGTGTATTTAACATGGATGCCCCTCTACGGAGTAGTGCAGGTGGTCTTTTGGTGGAACCCAGGTGGCTTGGTGAGCAGCAGCCTGGGGCGACCAAGATACGGTAATCATCCACAACCACAGCCTGTCTGCCTTTCAGCGGCATGTGCGCTCTTGAGCTATACCTTACCTTAAACTCCACCATCAGTATTTTAAGGTTGGAGCCTCCAGGGCAGCTTGATTCAAtttttgtgtgtttttcCAGCCCACAGATGTGAAGTGGGCTGGGTTCTTCTTACGGGAGACGGCCGACTGCTGCCAACCGAGCATCCCGCGTGTCTATCCGTCCTTTGCACCTGCAGAACACTGAACGGTGAAGCTGAACAAAAACACTCGGGATAAGAAAGAGACGGGCCTTTATCGTTTGCGCGCCGTCTCCTCCCGCCGCAGCCCGTTGCGAAACTCTGGTCAACGGGTCCAGCCTTTTCCATCTGCATTCCGTTCTATTCTTGAAAGGCATGTGTCGATATGGCGTCACAGGTGTTGATTGCCCACACGGGTCAGCGCCTGCATCTTGACGCTTCCCAGGCCTCATCGTGCGTTACCCCTCCCCTACTGCTACGCTGTACCCGTGAGAGATGCTGACAGTTTGAGCAGCTTGGACAACCTCAAGGCCACCGTGGCCTTGAATTTATCTATACCCGCACAGTACATCATCGCGTTGACCCCCCAGGGAAGGCCCTTGAAGCCCCAAGCCACCCACACCGAGGTTAGTTAGCTTTCGCCCTGTGGATATGGGTTGGGAGGACATGCGCAGCGTGATGAGGTTGGTCTAACGACGTTGAACAGAAAGAAATCTACATTTACGATAGTCGCCTAGC is drawn from Podospora pseudocomata strain CBS 415.72m chromosome 1 map unlocalized CBS415.72m_1, whole genome shotgun sequence and contains these coding sequences:
- a CDS encoding uncharacterized protein (EggNog:ENOG503P4G0; COG:S), with translation MAAINATTSVPELSQAEAGVLELYDKVQQLQLQLAVLRAQERYTQGKRSPDGRTRLLEAKASLSLRDRVIESVVAVQPTLKAVHHATHASPVERDLLTHIEQRDHAAKRTAEHCSALHSAMEKLAKVKVEYLETKQRNVELASETLDLAADNVGQEPNNVRNTQLKMELDTFETQLRATRGKWRVMKGTASAIVAGSGLDWVRDERLRELVLDIDD
- the NHP6 gene encoding Non-histone chromosomal protein 6 (COG:K; EggNog:ENOG503P5CR); amino-acid sequence: MPKAAVKSKAEPKVKRGRGKKDPNAPKRGLSAYMFFANEQRENVREENPGVSFGQVGKILGERWKALSDKQRAPYEAKAAADKKRYEDEKQAYNADGDEEESS